One Felis catus isolate Fca126 chromosome D3, F.catus_Fca126_mat1.0, whole genome shotgun sequence DNA segment encodes these proteins:
- the BCL2 gene encoding apoptosis regulator Bcl-2 isoform X2 translates to MAHAGRTGYDNREIVMKYIHYKLSQRGYEWDAGDAGAAPPGAAPAPGIFSSQPGRTPAPARTSPPPPPVAPAAAAAAAAAGPALSPVPPVVHLTLRQAGDDFSRRYRRDFAEMSSQLHLTPFTARGRFATVVEELFRDGVNWGRIVAFFEFGGVMCVESVNREMSPLVDNIALWMTEYLNRHLHTWIQDNGGW, encoded by the coding sequence ATGGCGCACGCTGGGAGAACAGGGTATGATAACCGGGAGATAGTCATGAAGTACATCCACTATAAGCTGTCGCAGAGGGGCTACGAGTGGGATGCCGGGGACGCGGGCGCCGCGCCCCCGGGGGCCGCCCCCGCGCCGGGCATCTTCTCCTCCCAGCCCGGGCGCACCCCTGCGCCCGCCAGGacctccccgccgccgcccccggtcgcccccgccgccgccgccgccgccgccgccgcgggcccTGCGCTCAGCCCCGTGCCACCTGTGGTCCACCTGACCCTGCGCCAGGCCGGCGATGACTTCTCCCGTCGCTACCGCCGCGACTTCGCGGAGATGTCCAGCCAGCTGCACCTGACACCCTTTACCGCAAGGGGACGCTTTGCCACGGTGGTGGAGGAGCTCTTCAGGGATGGAGTGAACTGGGGGAGGATTGTGGCCTTCTTTGAGTTCGGTGGGGTCATGTGTGTGGAGAGCGTCAACCGAGAGATGTCGCCCCTGGTGGACAACATCGCCCTGTGGATGACTGAGTACCTGAACCGGCACCTGCACACCTGGATCCAAGACAACGGAGGCTGG